In Carya illinoinensis cultivar Pawnee chromosome 10, C.illinoinensisPawnee_v1, whole genome shotgun sequence, one DNA window encodes the following:
- the LOC122278889 gene encoding F-box/kelch-repeat protein At1g30090-like, whose protein sequence is MPCKAKVYPHGFRCISIPHEGVSFVWGGMIYVARGNSTHLFELDSAEVMDPVKGIWHPIALMGTNMASYDAAVLNGKLLVTEGWIGSSVVVFGHLFVVSDLERMKLKVYDVDTDSWETIEGPPLPEQICKPFTVSANDCRIYVVGRNLYVAVGSKYLKAQPKRHSQ, encoded by the coding sequence TTTAGGTGTATTTCCATCCCCCATGAGGGTGTCTCCTTTGTTTGGGGCGGGATGATTTATGTGGCTCGAGGAAACAGCACACATCTTTTTGAGCTTGACTCAGCTGAGGTTATGGATCCCGTTAAGGGAATTTGGCATCCCATTGCACTTATGGGAACTAATATGGCCTCTTATGATGCAGCAGTTCTGAACGGGAAACTTCTTGTGACAGAAGGCTGGATTGGTTCAAGTGTTGTTGTTTTTGGGCACTTGTTTGTGGTTTCAGATCTTGAAAGGATGAAGCTGAAGGTTTATGATGTGGATACTGATTCCTGGGAAACAATAGAAGGGCCTCCTTTACCAGAGCAAATATGCAAACCTTTTACTGTGAGTGCGAATGATTGTAGAATCTATGTTGTGGGTCGGAACCTTTATGTTGCTGTGGGTAGTAAGTATCTCAAGGCTCAACCAAAAAGGCACTCACAATAA
- the LOC122278748 gene encoding uncharacterized protein LOC122278748, with amino-acid sequence MGAITSAVIAIAGVVLGWIAIEIACKPCLEQGRDAIDRSLNPDYDPDDADNVRAPLNPNFTSDLEEPSPDPRPAIVAPSSSSVPIKAV; translated from the coding sequence ATGGGGGCAATAACAAGCGCAGTGATAGCAATAGCGGGGGTGGTGCTGGGGTGGATCGCCATAGAGATCGCCTGCAAGCCATGCCTGGAACAGGGCCGTGACGCCATTGACCGCTCCCTCAATCCCGACTACGACCCTGACGACGCCGACAACGTTCGTGCCCCTCTCAACCCTAACTTCACCTCAGATCTCGAAGAACCATCTCCCGATCCACGGCCCGCTATTGTtgctccttcttcttcctccgtTCCTATCAAGGCTGTCTGA